The genomic stretch GCTGTCCAGGTAGGGAGCCCTTGGCTCAAAATAAACCTGATACTCGGCTGCTTCCAAGCCGATAAAAGTAAAATTGCCCAAGCTGTCAGTAAGGGTGCCCAGTGTGTCCTGTCCGATAATGGCATATACGTATGGTTTGGCATTTATGGGGGTTACTTTACCTTGTATTTCAGTGGAGGTTGTTTTCTCAAAGACACGTACGACGGGATCAAAAAGAAAGCTGCCTTCCTCACTGGGACTTGCCAGAATGGAACGGCTCAGATCGATGTCCATGATCAGATCATAGGACATTCCACCCTCTAGGGGATAGTTTACCTCATGCTCATAGGCTTCATCCTCAGGGTCTGCAAATTGGAGCACCAGCTCTTGATTTTCCTGCACCAAGTATTGCCCATCGCCAAAAACCAGCTTGACCTGACTGATTTTTCCCAATGGCAATTCACCCCTGCCCAAGATCAACCTGGAGTCATTTACCAGCGCACTCACATTTACGATATTGCTGAGTGGTAGGTAATCCAAGGGAATCCACTCTTTGGTTCCTGCACTGTTTCCACTTTCGACGAATACCTCTACCCGCTCGATATCCAGAAACACTTGGTCCCAATCTCCGGGAGCATCCATCAGGTAGACATTGACCAATGCGTGGGTTTGATTGGAAGCATCATCCAAACAGCTGAAGGTAAGGAGAAGAATTGGCAGGAATAGCCCAAGAGATCTTTTAAGTTTATGCATTACCTGGATGGTTGGTTTTAGGTAAACAACGCAAAATTACTGCATTATGGTTTTGAAAGAAAGTTATTTGTCAATACCCAAAGCAAATGTAGTGATTTCGATGCAGTTTCTGACGGGTAAAGGCGGTTTAGTCAGAAATATCACTTTTTAACCCGGATTATACATTAGGAATCGTTGTAGCCTGTCCTCCCGAAATCCTTCGGGACAGGCTGGTGGATATCGGGAAGAGCTGAATGTGCAATAAAATCAGCTAGGTTGGAGGAGTGAGCGTAGCACCGCTGGCCGCAAGGTAAAGCCGAAAACTAAAGCGTAGCGGCTGATTTTGAAGCAATTTCAGGTCACAACACTTGTGCGCCGCGGCGTAGATATGCTAATGCATATTTCGGGTTAAAGATAATATTGTATACAGCATGATTACTGGCTAGCCGTCCGACAGTAGTAGGGATCTCCTTGCAAATTGGCGTAATGTAAAAGATTCCTCCTTCCGTCGGAATGACAAAACCAATGTTAGCATGGTGTTGCGAGCGCAAAATGTAATTTTCCCAGAGGGGTAGTGGTGAAGGTTTTTTCGGATCAAGCTATATTTCTGGGGGCGGGGTAAGGTTTCCATTCATTTGGTATGTCGCCACGAAGTCACCAAGACACGAAGTGTTTTGTACGCGGATTCTAAATTTTATGGAAAACAAATAGCTTTGGGTCTTAGAGTCTTAGTGGCAAAAAAAACAAATCATATTAAAGAAAAGGGATTCATGCCCCCAGTTTTTCCGCTTGCTTCTTTTTTTTTCGTTATAGTAGCGATGATGTGTCAAGGTTTCTTGGGTCAAGTGAAAGAGTTGAGGGGATTAGGGTTGATTCCGATAGCACGCAGATGGCTCAGATTAATAAGATTTGCGCTGATTTTTTTATGCTGGAGCACGCATTCCTATTGTTAAATTAAAGAGAAATATGCTCACCATAGCCACCTAGAAATCTCTCATCTCCCAGAAATATTGCTTGATCCGGTTTCTTTAAACCAAAAAAAGCTTGGATATTATTCTGATCCAAGCTTTTTTGATTTATCTAATGGTGGTTTATTTTTTTACACAAAAGCAAAGAAAATAAGCCATGTAATGATCAATAGTGGTAATAGGATTGGGATGGAAAACCGAATGATGTATCCAAAGAAGGAGGGCATTTTAATGCCTGATTGCTCCGCGATGGATTTTACCATAAAGTTGGGGCCATTTCCGATGTAGGTCATGGCACCGAAGAACACGGATGCAATGGATATTGCCATCAGCTGGAAGGCCGAATCGTGGTATCCATCCATGGCAAACTTCCTCACCATTTCCACATCACCAATGCTAGCTCCTCTGGAGGCCATTGCTGCTGCCAAAAAGTTAAGGTAAGTCGGTGCATTATCCAGGAATCCAGAGAGTAGGCCTGTGCCCCAGTAAAGGCTGTTATGGGTGATCAGTTCGGCTCCTGCTGGTGACTTGGCAAAATTACCTACCAGCTCCAGTGCAGGCATCATGGTGCCAAAGATCCCGATAAATATAAAGGCCACTTCCCGGATGGGCTCGAAGTTAAATTCATTGCCTTGGATGGCTCTTTTATCTGCAAATTTATAAGAAAAGAAAGCGACAGAAAACATGATGAGTTCTCGTATAAAGGAGAACTTGGTACCATCATAAACGATCGCCGGTACCCAATCCAATACGTTAGGATCCAGGAACACTGATATGATCACGACCAAAAGCCACAGGAAATTTTTAGATCCGATAAGGGAAATTTTATTTGAGTATGTGGCGGTATCCTCGATTTCGTCATCATTGGCGGCTCGGCCCAGCTTCTTATCGATGAAGAAGAAGGCGAGAGCGAGAATGATCAATGCGATCCCCCAGGCGGGCCAGTTATGCTCCAATGTCCAGAAGAAGGGCACTCCTTTAAGGAAGCCCAGGAACAATGGAGGATCACCGATCGGTGTGAGGGAGCCTCCGACATTACTCACCATAAAGATGAAGAAAATAATGTGGTAAGCGCGGATGTTATTTTTGTTTAGGCGAATAAATGGCCTGATGAGCAGCATAGAAGCACCTGTCGTACCGATAAAGTTAGCGATGATCGATCC from Echinicola soli encodes the following:
- a CDS encoding DUF4382 domain-containing protein, whose product is MHKLKRSLGLFLPILLLTFSCLDDASNQTHALVNVYLMDAPGDWDQVFLDIERVEVFVESGNSAGTKEWIPLDYLPLSNIVNVSALVNDSRLILGRGELPLGKISQVKLVFGDGQYLVQENQELVLQFADPEDEAYEHEVNYPLEGGMSYDLIMDIDLSRSILASPSEEGSFLFDPVVRVFEKTTSTEIQGKVTPINAKPYVYAIIGQDTLGTLTDSLGNFTFIGLEAAEYQVYFEPRAPYLDSLTTVITKLDSTSKMEPIILQVPENPEE
- a CDS encoding sodium:proton antiporter, which codes for MKNIIIAFGIIWGAMFYTGSASLMAQTSHQATEVSAHQEGHQDQDDHQSDTGQANAHAEGDAEHAHAPVWLVIPFVALLLMIATGPLFYEHFWHHNYPKVAIILASLVVLYYIFAMHNTHAPVHALAEYLQFIALLASLYIASGGIMISIDKKSTPLANVTLLIVGSIIANFIGTTGASMLLIRPFIRLNKNNIRAYHIIFFIFMVSNVGGSLTPIGDPPLFLGFLKGVPFFWTLEHNWPAWGIALIILALAFFFIDKKLGRAANDDEIEDTATYSNKISLIGSKNFLWLLVVIISVFLDPNVLDWVPAIVYDGTKFSFIRELIMFSVAFFSYKFADKRAIQGNEFNFEPIREVAFIFIGIFGTMMPALELVGNFAKSPAGAELITHNSLYWGTGLLSGFLDNAPTYLNFLAAAMASRGASIGDVEMVRKFAMDGYHDSAFQLMAISIASVFFGAMTYIGNGPNFMVKSIAEQSGIKMPSFFGYIIRFSIPILLPLLIITWLIFFAFV